In Mytilus edulis chromosome 6, xbMytEdul2.2, whole genome shotgun sequence, the following proteins share a genomic window:
- the LOC139527372 gene encoding protein ABHD15-like, whose amino-acid sequence MISEQCFLPVRRCFPKLDITLSNIYNLSFGLSIPEREKGEEVKEKSESPNMLAFYTIIYLPFYVAIIGTILWSALCYIKSLLQTTEVYPRLYFKESTLASHLIKKCRLATRQFSPPFWIRNKHIQTFLPFFIPQCSVQFKREYLQLKDRGVVALDWVVNLHLHRKKRRTVLIVIPGLCGTAGGLSKICQYASKRGFQPVVFNRRGLGNSFLTTPKLQSYGDPSDFRQVIKYINGKYPKALVTCVSYGTGSECLLSYLGEFGSSAQISAGVSVSASFEVAHRTSTKLHGIYDLLFLTLLKRVVWKHAKALTKIIDVPKALKAWTYKQFDEAVFCQMYGYSDLEEFWDRNNPLRDVDDISVPLLFISSEDDPLHSNKHIPLDLFKYYPNFFMLMPKYGGHGGFLDDIAALSWADRVVIDYLEAILEFTMKGYTINYNKSPARSTI is encoded by the coding sequence ATGATCAGCGAACAGTGTTTTCTGCCCGTAAGGCGATGTTTTCCGAAACTGGACATTacattatcaaatatttacaacTTATCATTTGGATTATCAATACCGGAGAGAGAGAAAGGTGAAGAAGTGAAAGAAAAATCAGAGTCTCCTAATATGTTAGCATTTTATACGATTATATATTTACCATTTTATGTTGCAATAATTGGAACTATTTTATGGAGTGCTTTATGTtacataaaatctttattacaaaCTACCGAAGTTTATCCAAGATTATATTTTAAAGAATCGACTTTAGCGTCACATCTTATTAAAAAGTGTAGACTAGCGACTCGTCAGTTTTCGCCTCCCTTTTGGATTAGAAATAAACATATTCAGACATTTTTACCGTTTTTTATTCCACAATGCAGTGTTCAGTTTAAACGAGAATATCTACAGTTGAAAGATAGGGGTGTGGTAGCGTTAGATTGGGTTGTAAATTTACATCTTCACCGAAAGAAAAGAAGAACGGTGTTAATAGTTATTCCAGGACTGTGTGGAACTGCAGGCGGGCTTTCTAAAATATGTCAATACGCATCCAAACGAGGATTTCAACCAGTTGTTTTTAATAGGAGAGGACTTGGAAATTCTTTTTTAACAACCCCAAAACTACAAAGCTATGGTGATCCCTCAGATTTCAGGCAAGTTATTAAATACATAAATGGTAAATATCCAAAAGCACTTGTAACATGCGTCTCATACGGAACCGGAAGTGAATGTTTACTCTCGTATCTTGGTGAATTTGGATCGTCTGCTCAAATCAGCGCTGGAGTTAGCGTTTCTGCTTCCTTTGAAGTTGCTCATAGAACGTCAACGAAATTACATGGTATATATGaccttttatttttaactttattaaAGAGAGTTGTTTGGAAACACGCGAAAGCTTTAACGAAAATTATTGATGTTCCAAAAGCTCTGAAAGCTTGGACATACAAACAGTTTGATGAAGCTGTGTTTTGTCAAATGTACGGGTATAGTGATTTAGAGGAATTCTGGGATAGAAATAATCCGCTTAGAGATGTGGACGATATATCGGTGCCATTGTTATTTATTTCCAGTGAGGACGACCCTCTACATTCTAATAAACACATTCCATTAGATCTATTCAAATATTATCCTAACTTTTTCATGCTGATGCCCAAATATGGCGGTCATGGCGGATTCTTAGACGACATTGCAGCTCTTTCATGGGCCGATAGAGTTGTTATAGATTATTTAGAAGCAATATTGGAATTTACAATGAAAGGATATACGATTAATTACAATAAAAGTCCTGCGAGGTCGactatataa